The genomic window cttcctcgaatatgcgaataatcgcatatgcaaatatttgcacatGCGAATACAGCAAATACGCAAAATTCACAAATATAGGATggatattcatctatatatttgcgaaatatcacaaattcgaatatgggcaatgccgctcatcactactgatcACATCAATTTGTTGATGCATTTTCAAGTTTTTGCTGAAAAACAAATTTATAAAGAAAAACACAACCATTTTTATAACCAAAAGTAAGTTCTTACTAACTgtaatgtaacattttttttctaagatTCTTAAAACCAACTTTAAATTCCTGATTTTTCAAACTATAAATAACAGGGTTCAATATAGGAATAAGCACCCCAGATAACAGAGCAAAAAATTTGTCTCGTTCAGGTGAATAACTCGATGAGGGCCTCATGTACAAAAGAaataaagtcccataaaaaagaaTTACACAAGTGAGGTGTGAGGAGCAGGTAGAAAACGCTTTAAGACGACCTTCGGAAGACTTTATTTTCAGTATGGTAGAGATAATAAACATATAAGAAATAATAGTAAACACAAAGGCATTGAATGTTACAAGTACACCTTCAATATAATTCATTATTTCTACATCATATGTATCACTGCAAGTAAGTTTTAATAGAGGGGCAATATCACAGTAAAAATGATTAATAAGATGTGAGTCACAGAAGGACTGGTTAGAGATGAGCACACAATGTCCAATGGAAATAAGAAAGCTAAAGGTCCATGCCGCTACTGCAAGTCCAGCACAATGTCTCATACTCATAAGGTGTGAGTACCGCAGTGGGTAGCAGATAGCTACATATCGGTCATATGCCATAACCTCTAGCAAAAGAACCTGAGTACAAGTCAATACTATGTAGACATACATTTGTGTTATACAGCCAATAAAAGTAATGGCAGTGTTTTTTGTGATCGTAATAGCCATCAAATTTGGTAGAATATTTGATGCATAAATAACATCTGCTGCTGAGAGGTTCATTAGCAAAATATACATAGGGATATGTAGGTGAGAATTTGCAGAAATAATAGTAAAAATCATTAAATTACCTGTAAGAATGCAGAGGTAGACGTATAAACATACCAGGAATACTGGAAATCTAAGTTCTGAGGCATTGGAAAGTCCTTGGATGGAGAAACCAGATTCACTTGCATTGGAGTGGCTTACAGATTTCATCTTCACTTTGAAAATTCTAATCTGAAAATTCTAGTAATCTgtaaataagatatatatatatatctacagtctACAAGGGCAGTACAGTGGCTTAGTGACTAGCACCATTCACCTGCAGGGCTGGGGTCCTGGTTTCAAATCTGACCAAAATAAGCATCTGAATGGAGTATGTATGCTCTTCCCATATGTGTGTGGATTTCCTCTCCTTTCTTCTCACATTCTAAAAACATATTGATAGGTTAATTGGCTTCTTATGATTACAATCTCTGTCCAAGCCTGCAGAATATGATGACACTATATAAGAAATATGAAAGAATCCATAAGGCTGAACATGAAATGCAGTTAAGGGCACACATACAAAGGATAGCCCTCAAGGGTACGTTTACACTACAGacaaagtccagctcacctcccgaTAGCTCCAGTGCATGGATCCACAGCTTGTGGTGTCCACacagtaaaaaagaaaacaaaattatCCAGCACTTGGAACTCTATGTGGCTTTATTTACATCCTCATGAATAAAAGATACACCAACTTTTCAGCACAGGTTCAGAACTTGACGCATTTAGAGGGCATGTGCTTGAAAGCCAGTGGCAAAGAGCACATGCGCTCAAAACGTTTCAAGatctgaatctgtgatgtgaagttggTGTATCTTTTATTCACAAGTATGTTATTAAAGCCACATAGAGTGCCAAGTGttggatcatttttttttttatgttgataTTAACTCTGCCCTTTGAagtaaatgggtagcaaaattagcagcagaaaatctgcagcaaaatatgcatgtgtgaatgtactctaagggtacgttcacacagacaGGTTATGAGCATGTTTCCCATTGTAGGTTCTAGCCTCTGCAGGTCTTCCTCAGCAGATTGCATCCAAATTCCAATGCAGAAAAACGGAACACATGCAAAGACTCAAATGCTTGTAACTCACAcacagatttgaagctgcagattttctgctggagatttcaatgtaaataacTGAACACAACACCTTTCACATGTGTTGATTACCTGCAGACTTTCCCCAGCATGTTTGCTGCAGAAAatgtgcagcagattttgctacctttGAATTCCACAGACCCATTGAAAGTCAATAGTAGTAAatcttgctgcagattttctgctgcaaacatgctgcagaaaatctgctgaaAATCAGCCTGTGTGAACAGATCCCAAAGCAGTCTTCCTCTGAAACTGTGTTGGCTAATTCTCTGATAATGAAGAGACTGCAGTGCTTGTTTGACACTGTGGCCTCTTAACTGTTCTTACCTGCACAGCGACAGTCCTGACCATCCTCTGTGCCCAAgtgaatggggctgagctgcagtggaaTACATTGCTAAATCAGCCCTGTAACCTCTTTATTTTTAGAAGGTTGGATACCCAAGTGAGGGCATATGCTAGCAATATGCCATCTTCTTATCAGATAGATTTAatagtttatttaaaataatgtttgtttgtttttccaaccAAAGGTTCCTACATTTTACAACATATATAGTCCAATCCACTCATGGCCAATAAGTTCAGAGTTTATTGTCCCATCCAAACAAGCATAGTGGTAAGGGGAGGTTTAGCATTACATAGTTATATAAATATTCTCTTACCTATATCCCATGCATATGTAAACACACATAAAGGTCCCGATGCCTTTTTGAGTGTAGAGGATGTATAACAACAAAGcaatgtattatatagtgttttacATTAACAAAACTTCCCTTGAGAAAAAATTTGAGCTAAAATTAGGTTTGGCTCTTTGTGTAGAAGTTGGAGAAGAGCGACAAAGATCACTGCAGTAATAATACAGTAGGATGTGTTGACGTGaacaatatttaacccctttctAACATACTACACATAAATGTCAAAATGTATTGGCGGGGATTATGGTGCAGGTTCAGGAGTGGAACACATTCAATGTATGGCAGGTGTCTGGAAGTGTTTTATAGCTTACACTGGGTGTTTAACCACCTAGATGCCATGACTAATAACACCTTCAGTATCTAAGTGATTGGATGTGAAGCCTCTATGCCATTGAATTTTGTCAAGTGGTTATTTGGCAACCATAAGCCCCTAAACCTGCCATGTTAACACTTCTAGTGTACCCTGCTAGGGACTCATTGCAATACAGAAATGTTATAGATTATTGTACATATGATCAAACATCTTGATCAG from Hyla sarda isolate aHylSar1 unplaced genomic scaffold, aHylSar1.hap1 scaffold_728, whole genome shotgun sequence includes these protein-coding regions:
- the LOC130344672 gene encoding olfactory receptor 5A2-like, whose product is MKSVSHSNASESGFSIQGLSNASELRFPVFLVCLYVYLCILTGNLMIFTIISANSHLHIPMYILLMNLSAADVIYASNILPNLMAITITKNTAITFIGCITQMYVYIVLTCTQVLLLEVMAYDRYVAICYPLRYSHLMSMRHCAGLAVAAWTFSFLISIGHCVLISNQSFCDSHLINHFYCDIAPLLKLTCSDTYDVEIMNYIEGVLVTFNAFVFTIISYMFIISTILKIKSSEGRLKAFSTCSSHLTCVILFYGTLFLLYMRPSSSYSPERDKFFALLSGVLIPILNPVIYSLKNQEFKVGFKNLRKKMLHYS